Proteins from a single region of Mustela erminea isolate mMusErm1 chromosome X, mMusErm1.Pri, whole genome shotgun sequence:
- the OGT gene encoding UDP-N-acetylglucosamine--peptide N-acetylglucosaminyltransferase 110 kDa subunit isoform X4, whose protein sequence is MEGAVQAYVSALQYNPDLYCVRSDLGNLLKALGRLEEAKACYLKAIETQPNFAVAWSNLGCVFNAQGEIWLAIHHFEKAVTLDPNFLDAYINLGNVLKEARIFDRAVAAYLRALSLSPNHAVVHGNLACVYYEQGLIDLAIDTYRRAIELQPHFPDAYCNLANALKEKGSVAEAEDCYNTALRLCPTHADSLNNLANIKREQGNIEEAVRLYRKALEVFPEFAAAHSNLASVLQQQGKLQEALMHYKEAIRISPTFADAYSNMGNTLKEMQDVQGALQCYTRAIQINPAFADAHSNLASIHKDSGNIPEAIASYRTALKLKPDFPDAYCNLAHCLQIVCDWTDYDERMKKLVSIVADQLEKNRLPSVHPHHSMLYPLSHGFRKAIAERHGNLCLDKINVLHKPPYEHPKDLKLSDGRLRVGYVSSDFGNHPTSHLMQSIPGMHNPDKFEVFCYALSPDDGTNFRVKVMAEANHFIDLSQIPCNGKAADRIHQDGIHILVNMNGYTKGARNELFALRPAPIQAMWLGYPGTSGALFMDYIITDQETSPAEVAEQYSEKLAYMPHTFFIGDHANMFPHLKKKAVIDFKSNGHIYDNRIVLNGIDLKAFLDSLPDVKIVKMKCPDGGDNGDSSNTALNMPVIPMNTIAEAVIEMINRGQIQITINGFSISNGLATTQINNKAATGEEVPRTIIVTTRSQYGLPEDAIVYCNFNQLYKIDPSTLQMWANILKRVPNSVLWLLRFPAVGEPNIQQYAQNMGLPQNRIIFSPVAPKEEHVRRGQLADVCLDTPLCNGHTTGMDVLWAGTPMVTMPGETLASRVAASQLTCLGCLELIAKNRQEYEDIAVKLGTDLEYLKKIRGKVWKQRISSPLFNTKQYTMELERLYLQMWEHYAAGNKPDHMIKPVEVTESA, encoded by the exons ATGGAAGGGGCAGTACAAGCTTACGTCTCTGCTCTTCAGTACAATCCT GATTTGTACTGTGTTCGCAGTGACCTGGGGAACCTGCTCAAAGCCCTGGGTCGCTTGGAAGAAGCCAAG GCATGTTATTTGAAAGCAATTGAGACGCAACCGAACTTTGCAGTAGCTTGGAGTAATCTTGGCTGTGTTTTCAATGCACAAGGAGAGATTTGGCTTGCAATTCATCACTTTGAAAAG GCTGTCACCCTTGACCCCAATTTTCTGGATGCTTATATCAATTTAGGAAATGTCTTGAAAGAGGCACGGATATTTGACAG agCTGTGGCAGCTTACCTTCGTGCCCTAAGCTTGAGTCCAAATCATGCAGTGGTGCATGGCAACCTGGCTTGTGTATACTATGAGCAAGGCCTGATAGATCTGGCAATAGACACCTACAGGCGAGCTATTGAACTGCAAccacatttccctgatgcctactGCAACCTAGCCAATGCACTCAAAGAGAAGGGCAGT gTTGCCGAAGCAGAAGATTGTTACAATACAGCTCTCCGGCTGTGTCCCACCCATGCAGACTCTCTGAATAACCTAGCCAATATCAAAAGAGAACAGGGAAACATTGAAGAGGCTGTTCGCTTATATCGTAAAGCATTGGAA GTCTTCCCAGAGTTTGCTGCTGCTCATTCAAATTTAGCAAGTGTACTGCAGCAGCAGGGAAAACTTCAGGAAGCTCTGATGCATTATAAGGAGGCTATTCG AATTAGTCCTACCTTTGCTGATGCCTACTCGAACATGGGAAACACTCTAAAGGAGATGCAGGATGTTCAGGGAGCTTTGCAGTGTTACACCCGTGCCATTCAGATTAACCCTGCGTTTGCAGATGCCCACAGCAATTTGGCTTCCATTCATAAG GATTCAGGGAATATTCCAGAAGCGATTGCTTCCTACCGCACTGCTCTGAAACTGAAGCCTGATTTTCCTGATGCTTATTGTAACTTGGCTCATTGCCTGCAG ATTGTCTGTGACTGGACAGACTATGATGAGCGAATGAAGAAGCTGGTCAGTATTGTGGCTGACCAGCTAGAGAAGAACAGGTTGCCTTCTGTGCACCCTCATCATAGTATGCTATACCCTCTTTCTCACGGCTTCAGGAAGGCTATTGCTGAGAGGCATGGAAACCTCTGCTTGGATAAG ATTAATGTCCTTCATAAGCCACCATATGAACATCCAAAAGACTTGAAGCTTAGTGATGGTCGGCTGCGTGTAGGATATGTGAGTTCTGACTTTGGGAATCATCCTACTTCTCACCTTATGCAGTCTATTCCAGGCATGCACAATCCTGATAAATTTGAG GTATTCTGTTACGCCCTGAGCCCAGATGATGGCACAAACTTCAGAGTGAAAGTGATGGCAGAAGCCAATCATTTCATTGATCTCTCTCAG aTTCCATGCAATGGAAAAGCAGCTGATCGCATCCATCAGGATGGCATACACATCCTTGTAAATATGAATGGTTATACCAAGGGTGCTCGAAATGAACTCTTTGCTCTCAGGCCTGCTCCTATTCAG gcCATGTGGCTGGGATACCCTGGGACTAGTGGTGCACTTTTCATGGACTACATCATCACTGATCAGGAAACGTCACCAGCTGAAGTTGCTGAGCAGTATTCTGAGAAACTGGCTTATATGCCCCATACTTTCTTTATTGGTGATCATGCTAATATGTTCCCTCACTTGAAG aaaaaagcaGTCATCGATTTTAAGTCCAATGGTCACATCTATGATAATCGGATTGTTCTTAATGGCATCGACCTCAAAGCATTTCTTGATAGTCTGCCGGATGTGAAAATTGTCAAG ATGAAGTGTCCTGATGGAGGAGACAATGGTGACAGCAGTAATACAGCTCTTAATATGCCCGTTATTCCTATGAATACCATTGCGGAAGCAGTTATCGAGATGATTAACAGAGGGCAAATTCAGATAACAATTAATGGGTTCAGTATTAGCAATGGACTAGCAACTACCCAG ATCAACAATAAAGCTGCCACTGGAGAAGAGGTTCCTCGTACCATTATTGTAACCACACGTTCTCAGTATGGGTTACCAGAAGATGCCATTGTGTACTGTAATTTTAATCAGTTATACAAAATCGACCCTTCTACTTTGCAGATGTGGGCAAAT ATTCTAAAGCGTGTTCCCAATAGTGTGCTGTGGCTGTTGCGGTTTCCAGCAGTAGGAGAACCTAATATTCAACAGTATGCGCAAAACATGGGCCTTCCCCAAAACCGTATCATTTTTTCACCTGTTGCTCCTAAAGAGGAACATGTCAGGAGAGGCCAGCTGGCCGATGTCTGCCTGGACACTCCCCTTTGTAATGGACACACCACAGGGATGGATGTTCTCTGGGCAGGAACACCCATGGTCACTATGCCAG gagaGACTCTTGCTTCTCGAGTTGCAGCTTCCCAGCTCACTTGTTTAGGTTGTCTTGAGCTTATTGCTAAAAATAGACAAGAATATGAAGACATAGCTGTGAAACTGGGAACTGACCTAGAATA CCTGAAGAAAATTCGTGGCAAAGTGTGGAAGCAGAGAATATCTAGCCCTCTGTTCAACACCAAACAATACACAATGGAACTAGAGCGGCTCTATCTACAGATGTGGGAGCACTATGCAGCTGGCAACAAACCTGATCACATGATTAAGCCTGTTGAAGTCACTGAGTCGGCCTAA